GCGGTCCCGCCCCCCACTTAAAGAGTGGGGGGCTAAATAGGACATCACTGCTGCACGGACAGCATACTCTGCCAGTAAGTCCGGCAGACTATGCTGCAGCGATAGAACGACTTGGCTGAACAATTGACTTTTCCTTCACCCAAGCACGGAATGGGCCTCAGTTGTGTTAAGAATCGTTTGCGTGGGTACACGCAAACCATGGCATACGAGTAGTACTGATTCTGAATAATTCTAATTCGGTGACCAACCACTATGGCACTTGATAAGTCTGGAAAATGGTGGAAGGGCAGCACAGCAGCGGATGCCCTCGAGTATTTGAACGAACTCGAGCCCGGCGGCTACTCCGTCGATGAAGTGCTTCCGCAATCCTGCGCATGTGGTTGTGTTACTTTTCAAGTTTTTCGAAACGATAATGAACTGAGTTACTTGGTTTGCAGCGAATGCCGTACCAAGTCATTTGTGACTGATTCGGAACAACACGATGAAGGCGAAACCTACGAGTTAATCAAGTGCTCTTGCAAGAATAAACGAATGCGGGTTTTCTTAGGCGTTCACAGCATCAGTGATAAAGAAGTCGCTAACTGGATGAGCATTTGTACGATTTGCGACAAATGTAAGGTCATCGGAAGTCCGCTTGATTGGGAGTTCGATACCGAGAAGTCGGATGAAACCTATGCCAAGCACACGCGCCCTCTAAACCCCCAATCCTAGCGGGATGAACTATCGCTTCACCTCCTGCAACATCGTAGGCATTCCCGCCTGGCCTAGCACCATGCGCAAACAGGTGTACGCTGCCTCGGTTACCTGTACAGGTTTCATCTTCCATATTTCCGGGTTCATGATCTCAGCGGTGACATAACCCTGGTAATCAATGTGCTTCAGGTAGTCGATCATGGGCTGAAGTACGAAGTCCCCCTCGCCGGGAAATATACGGTCAGCGTCGGCAGCTAATTCCCTGGCAACGCCTGAAAGATCACAGAGTTGCACCGCGAAGAGATTTTCGTTGTTCAAGAGTGCCAGGTCTTCGAGCTTGCTCGGACCGGTGTAATAATGAAAAGCATCCAGGCAGATGCCCAGGTTAGGCGATTGAATCGAAGAGACCAACGCGACAGCAGTGGGAATGGAAGAACACCAGCCGGAGTTGCTTCGAAACTCCAGAGCGAGTTTTACATCAAACGATGAAGCCAGTTCGGCCGCCTGGACCAGGCCGACCTGAGCCCGCTCCAAGGCCTGCGGTTCCAGTGTTTCCACCACATCCGGGACGATGGCCAGCGTTTGAATACCAAATTCCTGACAGAGGCTTAGTCGTCGCTGAAGTTGATCAAAGAGCGTTCGACGGGCTTCGCCTTGTGAGAACATCAAGCCACCCTGGTAGGCAGCTCCAATGAATGAAACGTTACGATCCTTCAGCAGTTGTTTGATAGCTGATGGCTGTGCCCACGCGCCTTTGCCCTGCAGGTAGTCTTCCAGTTTGGTAAGCCAGACTTCCAGATACTGGCATCCAGCATCAGCGCACGAGGCAATATCGTCGGCCAGGGTACCGTTCAATGTTGTCACGCTGCTGAGACTGACTTTCATGGTGCGACCTTTTCAGGTTTTGTTTATTGAGTGAGCGTTTTCAGAGTAGGTATCAATCCATCAGTCCAAATAAAGAATCTGGTCTCAGGCCCAACGGGCCAGGATAACTCAGCCCAGGGCACCGCCCTGGGTGAATAAGCCAGATGCAGAATAAGCCCTGAAAGGGCGAGACAAACGCATGCGAATGATTGTTATCCCGCCCCGTTGGGGCTGAAACAAGGAGATGTACTACATAGCAACCTCAGCCACCATCTGGTTTCCACCCACTTTCAATTTGCTCGTCAGTATCCATCTTATCAAATCCTTTGCTGCTATCTTCACGTGCTGACATCGTGTATCGTGTACCCTTTACACCATGAACCGGAATGAACCATGTTATCACGTCGGCGCTGGGTGCAGACTATTGCAGGAATGGGGATTGGCACCACCACGTTTCAGCGGGCATTGGCTGCACAGACAGGCAGTCAGCCTCGTGCCAATGTTACCCCCGAGATGATTCAGCAGGCGGAATGGATTGCAGGCATCACACTGACTGAAGACGAACGCAAACGCCTTGCCGGAATGATGACTTCACAACTGCAGTCGTTTGCTTCCATGCGGCAAGTGAAGTTGGAGAATGACATTCCGCCGGCACTGGTGTTTCAGCCTACGGCTTCACATACCGGGCAGCGGGAACTGGGAAGCATCAGCCTGGCGATGCCACGGCATGTCAGCAAGCCGAGAGCGGAAGATGACCTGGCATTTGCTTCCATGATCACCCTGAGCCACCTGATTCGCACCAGCCAGATGAGTTCACAGGAGCTTACTCAGTTTTATCTGAAGCGATTGAAGAAGTATGATCCGAAACTGCTGTGTGTCGTCAGCCTGACTGAAGACCTGGCCATGAAACAAGCCGAGCAGGCGGACCAGGAAATAGCACAGGGAAAATACCGTGGGCCTTTGCACGGCATACCCTGGGGCGCCAAAGATCTGATTGCCTATCCGGGTTACAAAACAACCTGGGGTGCCGGACCGTACAAAGAACAAACTCTCAATACCAAAGCGACGGTTGCACGCAAGCTGGAAGAAGCCGGCGCTGTCATGATTGCCAAGCTCACGCTTGGAGCCTTGGCGATGGGCGATGGCTGGTTTGGCGGCATGACGCGCAACCCGTGGAACATCAAGCAGGGGTCATCGGGTTCATCCGCAGGCTCAGCATCAGCAACCTCGGCAGGCTTGGTCGGTTTTGCCATTGGAACCGAAACACTCGGCAGCATCGTGTCGCCTTGCACTCGTTGCGGAGTCACCGGTTTACGCCCCACGTTTGGCAGAGTCAGCAGGCATGGCTGCATGGCGCTTGCCTGGAGTATGGACAAGATCGGCCCGATTGCTCGCACCGTGGAAGATTGTGCATTCATCTTCAATGCCATACAAGGTATTGATGCCGATGATCCGAGTACCGTAGACCGTGGATTTACTTACCCCTCTCCCAAGCCGCTGCGATCCATGCGGGTGGGGTATGTTGCCAGCAGCAAATCGATTGATGAGCGGGAAGAGTTGCGAACACTTCGCGATCTCGGTGTTGAGCTGGTTCCGATCAAGATCCCTGCTCAATCGCGAGTCATGCCTTTGTTCACGATACTGACAGCCGAGGCTGGTGCCTGTTTTGATGAACTCACACGTAAAGGAATCAAGGAAGGCATAGGCACCTGGCCTGGAACGTTCCAGCAGGCACAGATGATTTCTGCAGTGGAGTATTTGCGTGCCAACCGTATCAGAACCCAACTCATGCGGGAAATGGACGACATCATGAAAGACATTGACCTGTATGTCGCAGGCAATGACCTGATCCTGACTAACTTCACCGGCCATCCTCAGGTAGTCATGCCTTTCGGGTTCAACAAAAGTTCTGATGGGACCGAAACGCCGAAGGCCATTACCTTTACCGGCCGGCTATTTGGCGAAAGTGAACTGCTCACGGTAACGAACGCATTTCAGCAGAAAACCGGATATCACCTGCGCCGACCATCGCTGCCGAGTTGAACTGCGGTATAATGTTCGTTGTCGATTGCCGAGGGAATTGCGATGTACCGGCGAAACATGGTTCCATTTCTGCTGGCAATTTGCACCTCAGCATTGATTGGTCTGAGTGCACAGTCAGCCGACGAAGAGTATCGGCTGGAGATGCTGGGCGTGGTTGATACCAGCCAGTTTCCGGAAGTGGGCATCAAGTTTCGCATTCTGAACAGCAAGGGTGAGCCTGCCAAAGAACTGCCTCGTGCAGATATTGTGGTGTATGAAGATGGCAAAGAAGTGCATCGCATTAAGCCGAAAATTCTTCGCGAAGTGCCTTCGTCGGCCATGCTGGTATTCGATACTTCAGGTAGCATGGCCAGGCAGGAAAAACTGGCGGAAGCACAACGGGCCTCCACGATATTTCTTGATCAGCTGCACCCTGACACACATTGCGGGCTGGTGCTGTTTCACCATGAACCGTATGGCCGCTATGCAGCCCGGAAAGACCGTGGAGCTCTGTTCCAGGCCATCAGTGAGTGCCAGGCTGCGGGCGGTACAGCCTGCTTCGATGCCATCAAAACTGCTTTGAATGAAATGGATCAGGATGGCCGAGACAAGCGGCATGCCCTGGTCGTGATGACCGATGGCCGTGATGTGAACAGCAAAGCCAAACTGGATGAAGTGATTCAGCTTGCCAAATCGCTCGAAACACCCGTTCACACCATTGGACTCGGCGAAGCGGGCAGGCAACAACCGGTACGCACTTTGCTTGTCCTGGATCGCAGTGGCAGTATGTCAGACCGCAACAAGATGACTGGCCTGAAGCGGGCTGCCTTACGGTATATCGATCTGTTGCCTGAACAGGGTGCGGAGACTTCGCTGATTTCATTCAGTTCGTCGGTTTCATCAGCTGAGGAATTCAGTGCAGATAAAGCAACATTGAAAAGCAAGATACAGTCGCTGCAGCCTCGAGGCGACACAGCAATCTATGATGCTTTGTGGGATGCATTGGAAACCATGAACGCTGCACGTGTTGCCGGTGCAGGCAAACCACCCAGACAGGCGCTCATCCTGCTGACCGATGGCCTGGATAATCGCAGCAGGCATCATCCCAATGATATCGTTGAACGAGCCAAGCAGGATGATGTCCGCATCTATACGTTGGGACTGGGTACCGGTCGGGAAATCGACAAGAATGTACTTCAAGGCCTGGCAGATGAAACCGGTGGGCAGTTCTTCCATATCGAATCGCCTGATAAGCTCACCGAGGTCTTCGAAGAACTTTCCATTGCACTTCATGATGATGGCATTGATGAACAGGCCTTGCAACGGCTGGCTGCCTCCACCGGCGGGCAGTACTACCATGTGCGGGAAATAGGCAAACTGAAATCGGCATTCGAGCAACTGGCGGCAACCGTTGAAAACACTCACAGTATCAAATTCCTCAGCCAGCGAGCCAGGCAGGATGGCACCGCTCGTGGAATCGAGATTAAACTGGGTTCACTCACTTCAACGCAGGCTGGTTATGCCACGCATGGCTTGTTGACACCCCAGAGTCATTCGGGGTTGTACCTCACTGGATTAATCCTGCTGCTGGTCATGATGCTCTTGCCCATGCTCTGGCGGTCGCGGACGGTTTAGGAGCCAATTGATAAACCGTGGCAAGGTTATTCGGTACTCCGAATGACCCTGTTGTTCTGCGATAACACCTTAGCCTCGCAGGGTGATGCATGAATACATGCATTAACCCTGCTACAGCTAACCAGTTCTTCAAAAGAAACGCCTGCTCCGGAGATGAAGTGAATGCTGTTGCATTGACGGAGATGTGTTACCACCTCATCAATCAGATTGCGGTTATCAGAAGACATAATCTCTTCAATTCAACATGGATACATCCAGAATCCACAGTTTATCATGCTTGTATTCAAAATGGAAATGACGGATACTGGCCATTGAAATGATGAAAAGAAATTGAGCAATGGCATGACAACCGAGAGCCTTTACGAACTGTTGATCAAAACACCATCAGCTGAGCGAGAAGCAGTGCTGGATCGGATTTGTGCCGGTGATCCGGTACTTCGAGCCAAAGCGAATGCTTTAATGGAACAAGAATCGTCAACACCTGATGTTGTTCAAGCGTTAACCCAGGAAATGACTTCCGGGTTTGAAACGGGAGAATTCAAAGCAACGTCCGGCCCGATTCCTGGGCAAGTCATCGCCGGTCGATATACGCTGATTGAACGAATCGGTGAAGGGGGCATGGGCGAAGTCTGGGTAGCCAGGCAGACTGAACCGGTGAAACGCAAGGTTGCTATCAAGCTTATCAAGGCAGGTATGGATTCCAGGCTGGTTCTGCAGCGGTTCGAGCAGGAACGGCAGGCCCTGGCCATGATGGATCATCAGAATATTGCCAAAGTACTGGATGGTGGATTGACACAGGATCGTCATCCGTTTTTTGTGATGGAACTGGTGCATGGTCAACCCCTCACTAAATTCTGTGATGATGCCAAACTGGGTATTCGGGAACGGCTGGAAGTGTTCATTCCTATCTGCCAGGCAGTGCAACATGCACATCAGAAAGGGATTGTGCATCGCGATCTGAAACCTGGGAATATTCTGGTATCTGTCCATGATGGTAAACCAGTTCCCAAGGTTATTGATTTTGGTGTGGCCAAGGCCACCAGTGGTCGATTGACTGACGATTCGCTTTCCACACAGTTTGGTGCCGTGGTAGGCACGCTCGAATATATGTCACCAGAACAGGCTGGCTTGACCGGCGAAGATATTGATACCAGGTCTGACATCTATTCTCTGGGAGTACTGCTCTACGAATTGTTAACCGGTTTCCGCCCGATTGATGCCAGGCGACTCAAGAAAGCAGCGTTGACGGAAATGATTCGCATGATCAGGGAAGAGGAGCCTTCCAAACCATCGACCAGGTTCTCGACCGATGAATCGGCTCCCTCGATGGCTGCATTGCGTCATACCGAGCCAAGAAAGCTGGTAAGTCTCCTGCGAGGTGAACTCGATTGGGTGGTGATGAAGTGCCTGGAGAAAGATCGCAGTCGTCGATATGAAACAGCCAATGGCTTGTCTCTGGAACTGCAGCGGTATCTGGCCGGCGAAACGGTCATGGCTGCTCCTCCGAGTACGATGTATCGATTGCAGAAGTTCATCGCCCGGAACCGGGTAGTCGTTCTGGCCAGTGGCGCTGTCGCTGCAGCGCTATTGGCTGGCATAATTGGATTTGCATGGCAGGCAAACCTTGCAAGGAAAGAGCGTGACGCCGCCATCGTGGCACAGCAATCCGAAGCGGAACAACGTCGTCGGGCCGACGAGCAGAAGGCAGCCGCTGAAGCCCAGAGAGCACGTGCAGAATCGGCAGAAGCTGAAGCAAAACGCCGTGCGGAAGAGTTGGAGAAAGTTGCTGAGTTTCAGGGGAAAATGCTTTCGCAGGTTAATCCCGCCCAGGCAGGAACACGGCTTTCAGAAGATGTTCGCACGCGATTCAATGCTTCGTTATCCAAGACTGGTGTCTCGGAAGCGGAACAGAAATCGCAACAGGAAATGTTCGCAAGTCAGTGGAGCAGGGTAAATACCACCGATGCAGCTCTGGATCTGATTGACCAAACCATTCTCAAGCCCGCGATAGCAGCTATCGACAAGCAATTTGTGGATCAACCCGTCGTGTCAGCTAATTTGAAGCATGTTCTGGCGGAGAGGTACCACGACCTGGGATTGAACCAGGCTGCCATGACACTGGAACATCAGGTACTGGCAGAACGGCAACGTGTACTGGGTGTGGATCATCCCGATACTCTGATTTCCATGGGTAACCTGGGGGTGTATCTGAATGCCCTGGATAAGCGTAAAGAGGCAGAGCCATACTATCGGGAAGCCCTGGAAAAGAGCCGTCGGGTGCGAGGGGATGATCATCCCGAAACGCTGGTCTGTATTGCCAATATGGGATCGATGCTTCGCGTCAATGGAAAATTCAGTGAGGCTGAAGTGTTATTTCGCGAGGCTCTGGATAAAAGACGCCGAATTCTGGGTGAAGAGAACCCTGAAACGCTGACATCGCTGGATGATTGGGGAATGCTGCTGAAAGATCAGGGTAAGTTGAACGAAGCAGAACCCTATTATCGAGAGACTTTAGAAAAACGACGTCGAGTCCTGGGAGAAGATCATCGCGATACGGTACGATCGGCCAATAATCTCGCCACCTTGTTGAAAGACCAGGGAAAACTCGAGGAATCGATCACGTACTTCAGGCAGATAGTGGAGATTCGTCGAAAAACGCTTGGCGATGTTCATCCGGACACGCTTCGGGCCATCCAGAACCTTGGTGCTGTATTGAATAGCAACGGTAATAACAACGAGGCAGAAGCCCTGCTCCGCGAAGCACTGGCCAGTCAACGCCGCATACTGGGTACCGATCATCACAGCACCCTTACCACCCTGGGAAACCTGTCGGTTCTGATGATCGGTCAGAACAAGCTGGCTGAGGCAGAACCCTTGTGCAGGGAAACGCTGGAACGTCGACGACGACTCCTGGGTGACAATCATCAGGAAACGCTGATAGCAAACAATGTGATGGGTCTTGTGCTGGCACGGCAGAAAAAGGAAACCGAGGCAGAACCGTACTGGCGAGACACCATGACTATCAGCCAGCGTGTACTGGGGCCTGCCCATCCCGACACCATGATCTATACCCATAATCTGGCCAGACTTATGGCTGATCAGAACAAGAATGACGAAGCAGAAAAGCTCTATCGCGAAGTCGTTCAACGTGGTGGACCTGCTATCGGGGCCGGGCATCCTATCGTCATGAGTGCCACCCGGCATCTCAGCAGTCTGCTGTTGCAGCAGAAACGGTATGCTGAAGCCGTTGAACTTCTGACCCAGGCAGAACCGGCGGCCCGCAAGTCGCTAACGGGCGCCAATGAACGAACCCTGGCAGCCTTGATTGAAAATCTGGGAAGGGCCCGGACACGCTTGGGACAGTTTACAGCCGCTGAAGCCAATATTCAGGAGGCCCATGCCCTTTACCTGAAGTTACGTGGACCTGAAAGTACTGAGATACGAAACTGCATGAAACTGTTTGTTGAATTCTACCAACTCTGGGATAAGTCCGAGCCGGGCAAAGGATATGACACTCGAGCAGCAGACTGGCAGAAGAAGCTCGATGCCAGCCAGCCAGCGGGAAAATCTGCTGAGAAAAAATAATTCAGTCTGATGCTGTTTCCCCCGATTTTACGCTCTTGTGTGTAGGAACATTACAGGTTGATACGGACAATGAGCATGGGTAAGGCAGCATTATGACTCCCGATAATCTTCTGCCTCAGGTTTACGGTGAGTTGCGTAAGCTGGCAGCTTCCAAGCTCAAATCCGAGCAGCCGGGCCAGACGCTTTCCGCCACGGCCTTGGTTCATGAAGCATGGCTGCGACTTTCCGAGGCATCAGTGGATTTCCAGGATCGGACACATTTCTTCCGAACTGCAGCCACTGCCATGCGTCGCATCCTGATGGATCGGGCACGTGCGAAGTCGACGAAGAAGCGGGATGGTGGCATGCGCGTAACGCTGGATGATCCGCCGGATCGAATGCCCGATGAGCAACTGCTGGCGATTGATGAAGCTATTTCAGCCTTGGCAGTGGAGAAGCCTGATCATGCCAAACTGGTGGAACTCCGATTTATCGTCGGATTGACGGGAGACGAAGCTGCAGAAGTCATGAGCATTTCACCCGCCACCGCAGACCGCATGTGGCGATACGCCCGCGCCTGGCTTCAGGTACACTTGGAAAAATAGTAATCAGATGTAGACGCGGCTTCCAGCCGCGTCACCGGATGTTGGAGTACATCACTAAACTTGGCTGATGGAACAGTCCTGCTGTCTCTCGGTTGGTCGAGATAATTCCCATTCTCCGCTGACGCGGCTGGAAGCCGCGTCTACTACTCTTACTAGTTATGCAGAAATCCCCGCCAGAATCCCTTCCATTTCCTGATAGGCATGATGATCTGCCTGCTTGAAGGCTGTCTGCATGCCCATCGTGAGCATTGCCTTGGCTTCGTCCAACCGATCAGCCTTGATGAGCAGTTGCCCGACTTGAAGGAATCCTGGAACATACTCAGGGTTGGCCAGCAGCAGCGACTGTAATTGTTCAATTGCTCCGGTTGTATCACCCGCGGATTCCATTTCCATCGCCAGGGCATATCCCAGGAACGGATCGTTCGGCTCATCAGCCAGCAGAGATTGCAACTGTGACAGTCGGGAAGAGTTGGACATTTTTTCTCCGTAGGGTGTTGTGGCAGGCAAAGTTGACTCGAAACGTACGGGCATTATAGGCGGCATGTTGTGCGTTTTAGTTAAGATTCTCGTCACCCGCTGAAAACCCGCAGAACTGAAGTAAAACCCAGACTATGGCTATGAAGGAAAAGGGGCATCGAGGACGAAATTCACTTCAGTATCGGCTCCGCCACCAAACGCCGTTCACTCTTCATATAGCGATGCTTCCATGAGTTTATCATCCCGCCGTCGCTCGTTCACCTGGGTTCTCTTCCTCATTGTTTCCCTGGCTGTTCACGAGCCAGTCTTCGCGGGCGAACCGGAATCGGTGCCAAGCCGACGCAATGCCATTGTCAGCGTGGTGGAAAAGAGCAAGGCATCGGTAGTCAATATCCACAGCGAACGGATGACCGCCATCCCCTATGGCGATCGCAGCATGGGTGGTTCCAGTGGTCGTTCCAATGGCATGGGTACTGGTATCATCCTCGATCCTCGAGGCTACATCGTCACCAATTTCCACGTGGTCGATGAAGTGACCAAACTGCAGGTCAGGCTTAATGGCGAGGAAGAGCGATACGACGCCGTGGTGGTTGCTAAAGACAAGGAATCCGACCTGGCGGTCATCAAGATCAATGCGAAGAAACCTCTGCCGGTTATCAAGCTTGGCACATCGAGCGATCTGATGGTTGGCGAAACGGTCATCGCCATCGGCAACGCTTTTGGGTATGAACATACCGTCAGCATGGGAATTGTTTCTGCACTCGGTCGCGATGTCGTATTAAATAAGGAAGTCAATTACAAACAACTGATCCAGACCAACGCCAGCATTAATCCCGGCAACTCAGGTGGGCCACTGCTGAACATCGATGGCGAACTGATCGGCGTCAATGTGGCTATTCGTGCTGGTGCCCAGGGTATCAGTTTTGCCATTCCGGTAGACAGCATGCTGGAAACCGTGAGTGACTTGCTCGCCCGTTCACGTCGTCATGCTTTCCCGACTGGTTTGCAGTATCGGGATAAGGTCTTTGTCGCTCAGAATCCCTGTCGGGCTTTGGTGGTTGAAAAGGTACAGGGAAACAGCCTGGCTGATAAAGCGGGTCTGAAAACGGGTGACACGATTCTCACTGTCAATAACCAGTCGATTGCCTGCGGTCTCGATTTTGAACGTGCCTTGCTCGAAGCCAAACCTGGTGAAAAGCTGGCGGTGAAATATCGCCGAGGCAAGGAAGAGAAGCAGGTGGAATGGGCGTTTGAATCCAAAGCTGACCTGACGCAGGCTGATCCACTCTGGCGGGAACTGGGCCTGAAACTGACGACTACCGACAGCGAATCGATCACCCGTTTGTATGCACACCTGCATGGCGGCATGCTGGTGACAGAAGTGTTGAGCCAGGGGCCTGCAGCCAAGGCGGGTATTCAAGCAGGTGATATTCTGGTTGGATTGCAGAACTGGGAAACCTGCAATTTCGACAATGTGAACTACGTACTGAACCACGAGAACTATGCAAACTTCAAACCCCTGCAGTTTCACATCATCAGAAAAGGTCAACTGCATCGAGGCAGTTTTGTGAAAGAGTAAGGTTACCAAACTGGGTACCTACCCATAAGTGTTAGCAGGCTTCTGTACAAGTAGAGGGGATAAGATATAGTGAGATGTGGCTAGCGGAATTCCAATGAGGCAGCAAGCCATGTTTCGATACTTGTCGATGTTGATAATCCTCACAGCAGGATGTTCCTCAGGATACCTTACTCAGCCTGTCAAAGTGCCAACAAAGACCAGGCCATTTTCTACTTTAATAGGTTCGCAATCTGCAAGAAGTGGTAGAGTTACGCCTTATGTTCGTTCTGAATTAGAGTCCATGCTGTTGGGTAAAACCGAAATAGAAGTAGTTGGAAAACTAGGAAATCCAAACAGAAAGACCGAAAAAACATGGGTGTATTCAGACCCATCCAAAGATTTGAAAAGCGGAAAAGTAACGTATTCCTTCTCCTTGCATTGGAACTCGGGAAAGGTCGAAAAGATTACCTATGAATGATTGAACTACTATTGCTCAGTTTGAGTAAGCTACTTCTTCTTCATCGCCCGTCGGGTCGCACCAATCATTCCGAACAAGGATTTGGTTCGCTGCCAGAATGTTGGACTGTGATCCCAGCGCAGCATCTGACTGAGAACTTCATCGTTGGTGACGGGTGAACTCCCCATCGGGTCAAAGTGAGGCCGCCAGGAATTGGTGCGATAGCTGAACACCTGGGGTACTGTCATTTCCAGCAACCCTTCGGGGCCGTGCGTCACTCCCCAGCCACTTCGGCCTACGCCACCAAATGGAGTTGCAGGGTGGCCCACTGCTGCCACGATGTCATTGACCGTAACTAATCCACACGGAAGCTGAGCAGCAATGGTGCGTGCCTGTTGTCTGTCTTGAGTAAAGATTGACATGGCCAGACCATAGTCAGATTGCCTGATGCCCTGGATGGCGTCGTTGACATCCTGATAGGGAATCAGCATAGCTACCGGTGCAAACAGTGCTTCCTTGCAGATTTCCATATCGGGGCGAACCTGGGAGAGAATCACCAGTGATTGAACCGCATCCTCAAGGTTGCCTTGAGCAGGGATCAGCACTTTGCCACCCCGCGATTGTGCCTGTTCCACCAGACGCTTGATCAATGTCGGTTGAGAAGACATCGCGAGCGGTCTGGAGGAGGCATTTTTTTCATGCAACTTCAACAGCTTTTGTTCGATGTCTCCCAGCAGATTCTTGGGA
The DNA window shown above is from Planctomycetia bacterium and carries:
- a CDS encoding sigma-70 family RNA polymerase sigma factor; translated protein: MTPDNLLPQVYGELRKLAASKLKSEQPGQTLSATALVHEAWLRLSEASVDFQDRTHFFRTAATAMRRILMDRARAKSTKKRDGGMRVTLDDPPDRMPDEQLLAIDEAISALAVEKPDHAKLVELRFIVGLTGDEAAEVMSISPATADRMWRYARAWLQVHLEK
- a CDS encoding tetratricopeptide repeat protein, encoding MSNSSRLSQLQSLLADEPNDPFLGYALAMEMESAGDTTGAIEQLQSLLLANPEYVPGFLQVGQLLIKADRLDEAKAMLTMGMQTAFKQADHHAYQEMEGILAGISA
- a CDS encoding sugar phosphate isomerase/epimerase — its product is MKVSLSSVTTLNGTLADDIASCADAGCQYLEVWLTKLEDYLQGKGAWAQPSAIKQLLKDRNVSFIGAAYQGGLMFSQGEARRTLFDQLQRRLSLCQEFGIQTLAIVPDVVETLEPQALERAQVGLVQAAELASSFDVKLALEFRSNSGWCSSIPTAVALVSSIQSPNLGICLDAFHYYTGPSKLEDLALLNNENLFAVQLCDLSGVARELAADADRIFPGEGDFVLQPMIDYLKHIDYQGYVTAEIMNPEIWKMKPVQVTEAAYTCLRMVLGQAGMPTMLQEVKR
- a CDS encoding VWA domain-containing protein; its protein translation is MYRRNMVPFLLAICTSALIGLSAQSADEEYRLEMLGVVDTSQFPEVGIKFRILNSKGEPAKELPRADIVVYEDGKEVHRIKPKILREVPSSAMLVFDTSGSMARQEKLAEAQRASTIFLDQLHPDTHCGLVLFHHEPYGRYAARKDRGALFQAISECQAAGGTACFDAIKTALNEMDQDGRDKRHALVVMTDGRDVNSKAKLDEVIQLAKSLETPVHTIGLGEAGRQQPVRTLLVLDRSGSMSDRNKMTGLKRAALRYIDLLPEQGAETSLISFSSSVSSAEEFSADKATLKSKIQSLQPRGDTAIYDALWDALETMNAARVAGAGKPPRQALILLTDGLDNRSRHHPNDIVERAKQDDVRIYTLGLGTGREIDKNVLQGLADETGGQFFHIESPDKLTEVFEELSIALHDDGIDEQALQRLAASTGGQYYHVREIGKLKSAFEQLAATVENTHSIKFLSQRARQDGTARGIEIKLGSLTSTQAGYATHGLLTPQSHSGLYLTGLILLLVMMLLPMLWRSRTV
- a CDS encoding serine/threonine protein kinase, with amino-acid sequence MTTESLYELLIKTPSAEREAVLDRICAGDPVLRAKANALMEQESSTPDVVQALTQEMTSGFETGEFKATSGPIPGQVIAGRYTLIERIGEGGMGEVWVARQTEPVKRKVAIKLIKAGMDSRLVLQRFEQERQALAMMDHQNIAKVLDGGLTQDRHPFFVMELVHGQPLTKFCDDAKLGIRERLEVFIPICQAVQHAHQKGIVHRDLKPGNILVSVHDGKPVPKVIDFGVAKATSGRLTDDSLSTQFGAVVGTLEYMSPEQAGLTGEDIDTRSDIYSLGVLLYELLTGFRPIDARRLKKAALTEMIRMIREEEPSKPSTRFSTDESAPSMAALRHTEPRKLVSLLRGELDWVVMKCLEKDRSRRYETANGLSLELQRYLAGETVMAAPPSTMYRLQKFIARNRVVVLASGAVAAALLAGIIGFAWQANLARKERDAAIVAQQSEAEQRRRADEQKAAAEAQRARAESAEAEAKRRAEELEKVAEFQGKMLSQVNPAQAGTRLSEDVRTRFNASLSKTGVSEAEQKSQQEMFASQWSRVNTTDAALDLIDQTILKPAIAAIDKQFVDQPVVSANLKHVLAERYHDLGLNQAAMTLEHQVLAERQRVLGVDHPDTLISMGNLGVYLNALDKRKEAEPYYREALEKSRRVRGDDHPETLVCIANMGSMLRVNGKFSEAEVLFREALDKRRRILGEENPETLTSLDDWGMLLKDQGKLNEAEPYYRETLEKRRRVLGEDHRDTVRSANNLATLLKDQGKLEESITYFRQIVEIRRKTLGDVHPDTLRAIQNLGAVLNSNGNNNEAEALLREALASQRRILGTDHHSTLTTLGNLSVLMIGQNKLAEAEPLCRETLERRRRLLGDNHQETLIANNVMGLVLARQKKETEAEPYWRDTMTISQRVLGPAHPDTMIYTHNLARLMADQNKNDEAEKLYREVVQRGGPAIGAGHPIVMSATRHLSSLLLQQKRYAEAVELLTQAEPAARKSLTGANERTLAALIENLGRARTRLGQFTAAEANIQEAHALYLKLRGPESTEIRNCMKLFVEFYQLWDKSEPGKGYDTRAADWQKKLDASQPAGKSAEKK
- a CDS encoding amidase translates to MLSRRRWVQTIAGMGIGTTTFQRALAAQTGSQPRANVTPEMIQQAEWIAGITLTEDERKRLAGMMTSQLQSFASMRQVKLENDIPPALVFQPTASHTGQRELGSISLAMPRHVSKPRAEDDLAFASMITLSHLIRTSQMSSQELTQFYLKRLKKYDPKLLCVVSLTEDLAMKQAEQADQEIAQGKYRGPLHGIPWGAKDLIAYPGYKTTWGAGPYKEQTLNTKATVARKLEEAGAVMIAKLTLGALAMGDGWFGGMTRNPWNIKQGSSGSSAGSASATSAGLVGFAIGTETLGSIVSPCTRCGVTGLRPTFGRVSRHGCMALAWSMDKIGPIARTVEDCAFIFNAIQGIDADDPSTVDRGFTYPSPKPLRSMRVGYVASSKSIDEREELRTLRDLGVELVPIKIPAQSRVMPLFTILTAEAGACFDELTRKGIKEGIGTWPGTFQQAQMISAVEYLRANRIRTQLMREMDDIMKDIDLYVAGNDLILTNFTGHPQVVMPFGFNKSSDGTETPKAITFTGRLFGESELLTVTNAFQQKTGYHLRRPSLPS